A segment of the Nitrospirae bacterium CG2_30_53_67 genome:
GTGATCACGGATGAGGCCATCGGGGCGGCGGCAAGGCTTTCGGACCGCTACATCACCAACAAGTTCCTGCCGGACAAGGCTATTGATGTCATTGACGAGGCGGGGTCCAGGTCCAAGCTCCAGAAGTTCACCCTGCCTCCGGAGATCAAGGAGTTAAAAAACAAAATCAAGGAGATCACGGAACAAAAGAACCTGCATATCCACCTGCAGGAGTTCGAGAAGGCCGCCCGGTTCCGGGACCAGGAAGATAAGATGAAAGAGGAGTTCAACAAGGCACAACAGACCTGGCGCGAGGAGAGGGAGACTACGAAATCACAAATCGACGAGGAGGACATCGCCTACATCGTCTCAAAGATGACCGGCGTTCCGCTCTACAAACTCGAGGAGAAAGAGAGCGAGAAGCTTATCCGCATGGAAGAAACCCTCCACTTGCGGGTGGTCGGGCAGGATGAGGCGATCGCCGCGGTTTCGCGCGCCATCCGGCGTTCACGGGCAGGCCTGAAAAACAGGAAGAAACCCATCGGCTCTTTCATCTTCCTCGGCCCCACCGGTGTGGGAAAGACCGAACTGGCCCGTGTCCTGGCCGAGTTCCTCTTTGACAGCGAAGATGCCCTGATCCGGATCGACATGTCGGAATACATGGAGCGGTTCAGCGTATCGGGCCTGACCGGCGCGCCCCCTGGATACGTGGGATATGAAGAGGGAGGCCAGTTGACTGAAAAGGTCAAGCGCAGGCCCTATTCCGTTATCCTTCTGGACGAGATCGAAAAGGCGCATCCTGACCTCTTCAATATCCTGCTGCAGGTCCTGGACGACGGCCGCTTGACCGACAACTACGGAAGGACCATTGATTTCAACAATACGGTTCTGATCATGACCTCCAATCTCGGAACACGGCAGATCGACAAGGGGGCGCCCCTCGGATTTCAGAAGGAAGGGGACTCCACTTCAGCCGAGAAGATCCGGGAAGAGGTCATGTCTGCCGTCAAAAAGACCTTCAACCCTGAATTCCTCAATCGTGTGGACGATGTAATCGTCTTCCATACCTTAACCAAGGATCATATCTCCTCGATCATTGACATCATGATCCGGCAGATGAATGAAGAGATCCAGGACAAAGGGTTCAAGCTGGTTCTGAGTGATGAGACCAAGGAATTTCTCATGGAGAAGGGTTATCAACCCACGTATGGCGCCCGTCCGCTCAGGCGGGCCATCCAGAAGTATATATCGGACCCGCTTTCCGATGAAATCCTCAAGGGACATTTCAAGGGAGCCTCGATCATCAGGGTCCATGTTCAGAATCAGAAGATCACCTTTGAAGAGGTCTCTGAAAAAAAGCTCAGCGAGGCCAAGGCATAACCTCGGATACGCATCCATCCTTAAGAGAGGGGGGTTCCCCTCTCTTTTTTTTTGCCCGCCGACCTTTTCGCCGGCCATGATCAAACCAGAATCCGCCACCAAAATCTGTGAACCACAGAGCACACGGATTTGACATTGAAGTGAAAAAAAGGATATAGTACAGGCCGCGATCCCGTGGAACGTAATGAATCCTTTTCGTGATCCCATGAAACCCTTGACCATATCCTTTGCCGCCCTGACCTTTCTCTTCGCGCTCTTTTTGTTCTTCCCGTCCGGCTGCGCCAGGAACCCGGTCACCCGCCACTATGAAGTCACGCTGATGAGTTCCAAAGAGGAGGCCAGGCTCGGAGAGGAGCAGGATAAGGCGGTCACAAAACTTTACGGCAAATACGAGAACAAGGGCCTTCAGGAATACCTGCAATCCATAGGCTCAAAGCTGGTGAGCGTTGCCCACACGCGCCCTTTTACCTACCATTTCAACGTCATTGATTCCGGCGAGATCAATGCCTTCGCCCTTCCCGGAGGGTATATCTATGTCACCCGGGGGATCCTGGCGCAGTGCAATTCCGAGGCGGAACTGGCCGGTGTGGTAGGACATGAGATTGCGCATGTCACCGCCCGGCACCACGCCCAGCAGCAGGTCCAGGCCATGGGCCTGCAGATCGGATCCCTGATCGCCACCGTCTTCCTGGGGGAAGTGGGGTTCTATCTGCAGCAATATATCGACCTTCTTTTCCAAGGGGTTTATCAGAGCTTCGGCCGGAGTAAGGAGCTTCAGGCCGATGAGATCGGCCAGGAATATGCCTTTAAGGCCGGCTGGGATCCGAGGGATACCGGCCAATTTCTCAAGACCCTGAACCGGATCGAGCACGGAAGGGACCGAACGGTGTTTCACGGTTTCTTCGCATCCCATCCGGAGACGGTTGAGCGAATCGAAAAAGCAGAGATCCGCTCCCGGGATATGATTCAAGGCAGGGAACCGGGAAAACGCGGCCGAAAGGAGTTCCTGAGACTGCTGAATGAAATGCCTTACGGGAACCGTCCGGAACTTGGAGAATTCGAGAACAACCTCTATCAGAACGCGGAATCCGGGGTTTCCATCCGCTTTCCGGATCACTGGGAGAATTTTTCTTCCGAAGGTACGGTGGTTTCAAAGAGACCGGACGAAAGTTATTTCATGCAGCTCATCACCGCCAAACCCAAGGACGAGTCCTCGTCTGAATCAGACCATAGGAGCCATGATAGGGGCGACGGTCAGCGGCCTACCCCCAAGCCCAAGGACGATACCTCCCTTGAATCCCTGACCTCAAGAGAGGACTATTTCATCAAATTGCGGGAGATGGCGGACCGGTTCGAGTCGCAGAGCGGATGGCGCCGATCCTCGGAAGAGCAAATGGTGATTCACGACATTCCGACATTCACCGCCAATTATCAGCTCCAAAGTTCCCTTGGGCGTTTCTACTCGACCACGGCGCACTTCATGATCATTAAGAAAAACCTGCTCATCCTAATGGCCTTCGCGCCGGTAGATAAGAAAGATCTGGCCGATTACTATTTTAAACAGGTCTTTGACAGCGTCCGCTTCATGAGCGAACCGGATATAGAGAAGCTCCAACCCAGGCAGGTCGTGATCTATGAGGTCCGGAAACACGATACCTTTGAGTCGATCTCCGAACATTTTTATGGAACCACGGAAAAGGCGAGAGAAATCGCCGAACTCAACGGCTACCTCTCGAGCCTCTACCCGGAATCCGGAGATCTGCTCAAAGTCATTGTTCGGACGAAAAAAGAGGAACATTCGTAAATACGGCCGTACTCGAGGGTCGAAGACCCCCGGCAATAAAATCAGGAAACCCTCTGAAAGATAAGATTTTTATATTCTCGAGCGGTCCCTGCGGTCTGTTGGCGGGCGCTCACTTTTCCGACATTTTCCTTCTCCGCTCTATTTCATT
Coding sequences within it:
- a CDS encoding ATP-dependent Clp protease ATP-binding subunit ClpC, giving the protein MFERFTDKARRTIILAREEAEKHQHEYLGTEHILLGILRDEEGLHSKVLKNLGINLDHLRIEVERNLPKGTDTLTFGEIPFTPKARKVLELAVEEARLLNHNYVGTEHILLGLVREEEGIAGNILRSMGASLLGARQQTINLLHQTSIRSKTPKPKSNTPALDEFGRDFTELARKGELDPVVGRNEEIERVLQILSRRTKNNPVLIGEPGVGKTAIVEGLAQRIVNGDVPLGLTNRKVIALDLGSLVAGTKYRGQFEERLKIVLKEIISSNNQIIIFIDELHTLVGAGAAEGSLDASNMLKPALARGEIQCIGATTYDEYRKYIEKDGALERRFQTINVQAPSVEETVRIIKGLRSRYEEHHNAVITDEAIGAAARLSDRYITNKFLPDKAIDVIDEAGSRSKLQKFTLPPEIKELKNKIKEITEQKNLHIHLQEFEKAARFRDQEDKMKEEFNKAQQTWREERETTKSQIDEEDIAYIVSKMTGVPLYKLEEKESEKLIRMEETLHLRVVGQDEAIAAVSRAIRRSRAGLKNRKKPIGSFIFLGPTGVGKTELARVLAEFLFDSEDALIRIDMSEYMERFSVSGLTGAPPGYVGYEEGGQLTEKVKRRPYSVILLDEIEKAHPDLFNILLQVLDDGRLTDNYGRTIDFNNTVLIMTSNLGTRQIDKGAPLGFQKEGDSTSAEKIREEVMSAVKKTFNPEFLNRVDDVIVFHTLTKDHISSIIDIMIRQMNEEIQDKGFKLVLSDETKEFLMEKGYQPTYGARPLRRAIQKYISDPLSDEILKGHFKGASIIRVHVQNQKITFEEVSEKKLSEAKA